In Paraburkholderia bryophila, a single genomic region encodes these proteins:
- a CDS encoding PAAR domain-containing protein, which produces MPNLIRLGDSTDHGGQVISASSTLRYDGRFVARKGDQVSCPKDNLRPNLIIEGDELTMDHGVPVARHGYRAMCGCRLISNLL; this is translated from the coding sequence ATGCCAAATCTAATCCGCCTGGGCGACTCCACCGACCATGGGGGCCAAGTCATCAGCGCGTCATCCACACTGCGCTACGACGGCCGATTCGTTGCGCGCAAAGGCGACCAGGTGTCCTGTCCCAAAGACAACCTACGACCCAACTTGATCATCGAAGGCGACGAGTTGACCATGGACCATGGTGTACCGGTCGCGCGGCATGGCTACCGGGCGATGTGCGGATGCCGTCTGATTTCAAACCTGTTGTGA
- the tssA gene encoding type VI secretion system protein TssA → MLPNLLKGLFPSRDAEQRMRERIVRWDAWLQPIAGGGVVGVGRDPGYEDAFFALKDEVNRLSGIDDALIVATCEQLLKEVGKDLRLAGYYAFARLRQDGPAGFADGLDLAAALIDRFGDALLPARPEAKKAALEWLAMTRIIDPLMSHSEFAPADFERAIAALNLLITATNQWNETARPNLQALMVRFERNDTPGPNLEAGNGTASGGTQTARSTQAARTALTTGSVSSTRELLDQARAMAVYLRDQENGYLPSARLVRGVRWDTLHEPPPADVEARTRLVPPRAELRQQMKLLVLQRQWHELLERVEGAFMEGANHLWLDLQYFQHVALDHIGAPYNTWRELLRADVALFLDRLPGIERLAFNDGTPFADDTAREWIARHAVVRDLEAGEAIAPLPVTAHQHLDVADNWPEIETQARELSTNQTLEAAFVWLESLPGVMTERRRYLQRVVMARLADHAGRAEIAMSLLSELDAAVQSLKLIHWEPALAFDIKLQLLKSLKTLGRRKDADKPALARRVEHLQGELVVLDPARALTLS, encoded by the coding sequence ATGCTGCCGAATCTTCTGAAAGGCCTGTTTCCATCGCGCGACGCCGAGCAACGGATGCGCGAGCGCATCGTCCGTTGGGACGCCTGGCTGCAACCCATCGCGGGTGGGGGCGTCGTCGGCGTGGGTCGCGATCCTGGTTATGAAGACGCATTTTTCGCGCTGAAAGACGAGGTCAACCGGCTTTCGGGCATCGACGACGCACTAATCGTCGCCACCTGCGAGCAGTTGCTCAAGGAGGTCGGCAAGGATTTGCGACTGGCCGGCTACTACGCATTCGCCCGGCTGCGTCAGGACGGCCCGGCGGGTTTTGCCGATGGACTGGACCTGGCCGCGGCGTTGATCGACCGTTTTGGCGACGCCTTGCTGCCCGCGCGTCCGGAAGCGAAGAAGGCCGCACTCGAGTGGCTTGCCATGACGAGGATTATCGATCCGCTTATGAGCCACAGCGAGTTCGCCCCAGCGGATTTCGAACGCGCGATCGCCGCGCTGAATCTGCTGATCACGGCAACGAACCAATGGAACGAGACGGCTCGCCCGAACCTGCAGGCGCTTATGGTCCGCTTCGAACGCAACGACACACCGGGACCGAACCTTGAAGCAGGTAACGGAACAGCGTCAGGCGGCACACAGACCGCTCGGAGCACACAGGCCGCGCGGACCGCGCTGACCACTGGCAGCGTCTCTTCCACGCGCGAACTACTCGATCAGGCCCGTGCGATGGCGGTTTATCTGCGCGACCAGGAAAACGGTTATCTGCCCTCTGCGAGGCTCGTGCGCGGCGTGCGCTGGGACACGCTGCATGAGCCGCCACCCGCCGACGTCGAGGCACGCACGCGTCTCGTGCCGCCACGCGCGGAGTTACGTCAGCAGATGAAGCTGCTCGTTCTGCAAAGACAGTGGCATGAACTGCTCGAACGTGTGGAAGGGGCGTTCATGGAAGGGGCAAATCATCTGTGGCTCGACTTGCAGTACTTCCAGCACGTCGCGCTCGATCACATCGGTGCACCGTACAACACCTGGCGCGAGCTGTTGCGGGCCGACGTCGCGCTGTTTCTCGACCGGCTACCCGGCATCGAACGGCTGGCGTTCAACGACGGCACGCCCTTCGCCGACGACACGGCCCGCGAATGGATTGCGCGGCACGCGGTCGTGCGCGATCTGGAAGCCGGCGAGGCGATTGCACCGTTGCCGGTTACGGCGCATCAACACCTCGATGTCGCCGACAATTGGCCCGAAATCGAAACGCAGGCGCGCGAACTGAGCACGAACCAGACGCTCGAAGCGGCCTTCGTCTGGCTGGAGTCGCTGCCCGGCGTCATGACCGAGCGCCGGCGCTATCTGCAACGCGTCGTCATGGCGCGCCTCGCCGATCACGCCGGCCGGGCGGAGATTGCCATGTCGCTGCTGAGCGAGTTGGACGCTGCCGTGCAATCGCTGAAGCTGATTCACTGGGAGCCCGCGCTGGCGTTCGACATCAAGCTTCAATTGCTCAAGTCGCTCAAAACGCTCGGCCGCCGCAAGGACGCTGACAAGCCGGCGCTGGCCCGTCGTGTGGAACATCTGCAGGGCGAGCTGGTCGTGCTCGACCCGGCCCGCGCGCTGACCCTGTCATAA
- the tssB gene encoding type VI secretion system contractile sheath small subunit: MDSFQREIPKSRVQITLDLHTGGAQKKVELPLKLLVAGDFSASDEQAPLAERKKINVDKNNFDSVLSDLNPVLKIAAENTLAADGSELPVSLGFKSMKDFEPEQVARQIPELKALLAMRNLLRDLKSNLLDNGTFRREFEKILRDKSLSERLCGELGQIATAAAQPAGHA; the protein is encoded by the coding sequence GTGGACAGCTTTCAGCGAGAAATTCCCAAGAGCCGCGTACAGATCACGCTCGACCTCCACACGGGTGGCGCGCAGAAAAAGGTCGAGTTGCCGCTGAAGCTGCTAGTGGCTGGCGACTTCAGCGCAAGCGACGAGCAGGCGCCGCTCGCGGAGCGCAAGAAGATCAATGTCGACAAAAACAACTTCGATTCGGTTCTCTCCGACCTGAACCCCGTACTGAAGATCGCGGCCGAGAACACGTTGGCAGCCGACGGGTCTGAGCTGCCGGTATCGCTTGGTTTCAAGTCGATGAAGGATTTCGAGCCGGAGCAGGTCGCGCGTCAGATTCCCGAACTGAAGGCGCTGCTTGCCATGCGCAATTTGCTGCGTGACCTGAAGTCGAATCTTCTCGACAACGGCACGTTCCGTCGCGAGTTCGAAAAAATCCTGAGAGACAAGTCGCTTTCCGAACGGCTGTGTGGCGAGCTCGGTCAGATCGCCACGGCAGCGGCACAGCCCGCAGGCCATGCCTGA
- a CDS encoding type VI secretion system Vgr family protein yields the protein MGSLVLPKQAYTLKLAPQPAPFSVLKFAGHDALSQLYRYEIEFTSPVADIPMDQMLGRPARFIVEPVDPNAVYLQKMVGEHAATFSELPAAHTVHGIVTQFDQFGTSVDETHYRLVIEPRAADLARAVTSRLFQKQSVQEIIADALRHSGFRESVDFRFSLRAQYRRHDYITQFHETTLAFIQRIAADEGIWFRFEQAKGHEVIVFGDDLDAYARRQRVVPLRRDAGLESVGAESIKSLERHMRRVPEAVQLNDYNHRQAGVPLLVEQNAAKHDQTTNAVECLWGEHYETPEEGQRLARLRHEAHLAQQITYAGKGNAFGLEAGEVLGLDSSPMDAPYGLLVISVASRGGRSDAYSNTFTAIPSDRVWRTAVVPEKRPVIHGVLPARITSPGDYPRAYLTEEGWYVIRLPFDLDAWSPGGTSRPVRLAKPYSGDNYGHHFPLIDGAEVAIIFTAGDPDRPVIVGAMHDSLHPDLVNNLNHTRNLIRTVAQNELRMEDKQGSEHIHLTTPFQSSELNLGHMVDAQRKERGQGAELRTEEHVAIRGGRGILISADAQPAANGKQLDMQATQTLLEQALEQMETLADAAQAAQAIAAEYAKQKALLHDKLADLKQAVILLAAPAGMGLVSGSHLQVSAGQNLIATAGGSVDIGVVKRFTVAAGDAISLFAAKFGMKLFAAKGMVDIQAQSDAMNLAALQDLSIISTDGKLILSAGKEVWIGAGGSYIRITPQGIENGTPGDILEKCAAWDKQGANSMRIKPSFPPPKDLRPGQKGFFSFSQ from the coding sequence ATGGGATCGCTGGTTCTGCCGAAGCAGGCATACACGCTGAAACTGGCGCCGCAGCCGGCGCCGTTTTCGGTATTGAAGTTTGCTGGTCATGACGCGCTCAGCCAGTTGTACCGCTATGAAATCGAGTTCACAAGTCCGGTTGCCGACATCCCGATGGACCAGATGCTGGGGCGGCCGGCGCGGTTCATTGTCGAGCCAGTGGATCCGAACGCAGTTTATCTGCAGAAGATGGTTGGTGAGCACGCCGCGACGTTCAGCGAGCTGCCTGCTGCGCACACGGTGCACGGAATCGTGACGCAATTCGATCAATTCGGCACGTCGGTCGACGAGACCCATTACCGTCTGGTCATCGAGCCGCGCGCGGCAGATCTGGCGCGTGCAGTGACCAGCCGTCTGTTCCAGAAACAGTCGGTGCAGGAGATCATCGCCGACGCGCTGCGGCACAGCGGGTTTCGTGAGAGCGTCGATTTCCGGTTCAGCCTGCGCGCGCAGTACCGCCGGCACGACTACATCACGCAGTTTCACGAGACGACGTTGGCGTTCATCCAGCGCATCGCAGCGGACGAAGGCATCTGGTTTCGCTTCGAACAGGCGAAGGGACACGAGGTCATCGTGTTTGGTGACGATCTCGATGCTTACGCGCGTCGACAACGGGTTGTACCGTTACGACGCGATGCGGGTCTGGAAAGCGTCGGTGCGGAGTCCATCAAATCGCTTGAGCGACATATGCGCCGCGTGCCCGAAGCAGTCCAGTTGAACGACTACAACCATCGTCAGGCGGGCGTGCCACTGCTCGTCGAGCAGAATGCCGCGAAACACGACCAGACGACGAACGCCGTCGAATGCCTCTGGGGCGAACACTACGAGACGCCAGAAGAAGGTCAGCGGCTGGCGAGATTGCGTCATGAGGCGCATCTCGCGCAGCAGATTACCTACGCGGGCAAGGGCAACGCGTTCGGGCTGGAAGCGGGAGAAGTGCTGGGGCTGGACAGCAGTCCCATGGATGCACCGTACGGTCTGTTGGTCATTTCGGTCGCGTCGCGCGGTGGCCGAAGCGACGCTTACTCGAACACGTTCACAGCAATTCCGTCTGACCGGGTCTGGCGTACGGCGGTTGTGCCTGAGAAGCGGCCGGTGATCCACGGCGTCCTGCCGGCGCGGATTACGTCGCCGGGGGACTACCCACGCGCCTATCTGACGGAGGAAGGCTGGTACGTGATCAGGCTGCCATTCGATCTGGACGCATGGAGCCCCGGCGGCACAAGCCGGCCGGTCCGGCTTGCGAAACCCTATAGCGGAGACAACTATGGTCATCACTTCCCGCTGATCGATGGCGCGGAGGTGGCGATCATCTTTACGGCGGGGGACCCCGACCGGCCTGTGATAGTCGGTGCGATGCACGACAGCCTGCATCCGGATCTGGTGAACAACCTGAATCACACGCGCAACCTGATCCGCACCGTCGCGCAGAATGAACTGCGGATGGAAGATAAGCAAGGCAGCGAGCATATCCATCTGACGACGCCTTTCCAGTCCAGCGAGTTGAACCTGGGTCATATGGTCGACGCGCAGCGCAAGGAGCGCGGGCAGGGCGCGGAGTTGCGCACGGAAGAACACGTTGCGATTCGTGGCGGTAGAGGGATTCTCATCTCGGCTGACGCGCAGCCCGCGGCAAACGGGAAGCAGCTCGACATGCAGGCTACGCAAACACTTCTGGAGCAGGCGCTTGAACAGATGGAAACGCTCGCAGACGCCGCCCAGGCAGCACAGGCGATTGCCGCGGAGTATGCCAAACAGAAAGCGTTGCTTCACGACAAGTTGGCCGACTTGAAACAGGCGGTCATTTTGCTTGCGGCTCCGGCAGGCATGGGCCTCGTCTCCGGCAGCCATCTGCAGGTGAGCGCGGGTCAGAATCTGATCGCCACGGCGGGTGGCAGCGTTGATATCGGTGTCGTCAAACGGTTCACGGTCGCTGCCGGCGACGCCATATCGCTGTTTGCGGCGAAGTTTGGAATGAAGCTATTTGCTGCGAAAGGGATGGTCGACATTCAGGCCCAAAGCGACGCAATGAACCTTGCCGCCTTACAAGACCTATCGATCATCAGTACGGACGGCAAGTTGATTCTATCGGCCGGTAAGGAGGTCTGGATCGGTGCCGGCGGATCTTATATCAGGATCACGCCGCAGGGCATAGAGAACGGCACACCGGGTGACATCCTCGAAAAGTGCGCGGCGTGGGACAAGCAAGGCGCCAACTCGATGCGGATCAAGCCCAGTTTTCCACCTCCGAAGGACCTTCGGCCTGGTCAGAAAGGATTCTTCAGCTTTTCCCAGTAG
- a CDS encoding ImcF-related family protein: MTLKKISGYWILICTVTALAALFVYFDGAELDPSPYRRVGAVLAIGVIALLARAHLASAWRVAAHHAPGRKKEQYERDPSARIGSAKLPEIDLTEHRYENLALTLRNRHGWRWRYRDRWVVVVGDIPLIERLAPGLTESGYAIVGDTVLLCARQIGDRLDTAWLERIRRTRRRRPVDAMAIVARTRIDGQPPFDGESLVQRLARHAHALRWSAPAYVVNMTGIGGETSGCDEVIGCTWSTVQSRPGAIEVSLQGLENDVAELGVMRLTNDAADRYAASLSAHITRYRSALAALVVQIGRSRGERAAIHGVLFTPLFDERNAESTSGQQDNEHASNADHRKSEDTLQFAADRGDISQAIWQTIAAHSRRFRGRRIGFSASTSAAWIATACVACWIAGTNLSGFTQRATIQAAAATTVKLSTMQDPTDAALALDSLQKQLDTLEVRQRDGTPWYTRFGLNRNTELLAALWPAYEFASNRILVQRIHTVLEARLQQLGSLSDAEIASGGDRQITAAYATLKTYLMLARPERSDAKFLTAQLLAMGQPTRPQRVALSDGAWRDLRQRLVTFYADHLGHRASSGDGAPVIVPDASLVSAVRQTLIGVIGLQNSTDVLYRQILDENRGKYPPLSLATLLGDTSSRGLFNTTATLPGVFTRAAWDERISKAIDAADEQRSVGGDWVLSDTRTGKPSPSTLKAELRQRYFNDYARAWQQFLNSIRWQRDVTLSGTIDQLTLLADPQRSPLGALMKVIVYQGHAGAPGQSLSDTLIDRAQQLVGAAEQNPSKVTHARSTAPLATAFGPLLHLSGGDPGGPDNKGTARAQFTATGDLSVQRYLERVTAMRLKLQQIITGSDPDALSRTAAQAVLQGRTSEIADSRDYASRVAASLGEQWTGFGDLLQQPLDQTWRVVLQPAAASLNDVWRTGVVADWNKVFAGRYPFADSDNDASLPDIGRFMRTDNGVIAQFVTTQLAGIVERRGDRWVLVQGANRDALTVDPIFLTALNKLTQVSTVLFPSGEAHVRFELRGVPTAGVTDARFVLSGRELHYFNQQEAWTPFVWPGDALENLSRIEWQTEQGGLRTALDAPGRFGPIRLFERATVTPQDSARYLIGWSPDQSAGLPLKVQLRSEVGQGPLDVLALRHFSLPPRIFVGGGANAARKLADASAPPLPPAAIAAAKHAATPLPQGAAPESE, encoded by the coding sequence ATGACGCTGAAAAAAATCTCGGGCTACTGGATTCTGATTTGCACGGTGACGGCGCTCGCCGCGCTCTTCGTGTACTTCGACGGAGCGGAACTGGATCCCTCGCCCTATCGTCGAGTGGGCGCTGTCCTGGCCATCGGCGTGATCGCGTTGCTCGCGCGTGCCCATCTTGCGTCCGCTTGGCGTGTTGCCGCGCACCACGCGCCCGGCCGGAAAAAGGAGCAATACGAGCGAGATCCGTCGGCGCGAATCGGCTCGGCGAAACTACCGGAGATCGATCTCACCGAACACCGCTACGAAAACCTGGCGCTGACGTTAAGAAACCGTCACGGCTGGCGGTGGCGCTATCGCGATCGTTGGGTCGTCGTGGTCGGAGATATTCCGCTAATCGAGCGCCTTGCGCCCGGCTTGACGGAATCGGGTTATGCGATCGTCGGCGACACCGTTCTGCTTTGCGCCAGGCAAATTGGCGATCGACTCGATACCGCGTGGCTCGAGCGGATCCGGCGCACACGCCGTCGCCGTCCAGTCGATGCAATGGCGATCGTCGCGAGAACGCGGATCGACGGGCAGCCGCCGTTCGACGGTGAGAGTCTTGTCCAGCGCCTGGCGCGCCACGCTCATGCACTGCGCTGGTCCGCGCCGGCGTACGTCGTGAACATGACCGGGATCGGCGGCGAGACATCGGGTTGTGACGAAGTCATCGGCTGTACCTGGTCGACCGTACAGTCACGGCCCGGCGCGATCGAGGTCTCTCTGCAAGGCCTTGAAAACGACGTGGCTGAACTCGGTGTGATGCGTCTGACAAACGATGCTGCGGACCGCTATGCCGCCAGTTTGTCCGCACATATCACACGGTATCGATCGGCATTGGCTGCGCTCGTCGTGCAGATTGGGCGGTCGCGCGGCGAGCGTGCCGCGATTCACGGCGTGCTGTTCACGCCGCTTTTCGACGAACGGAATGCCGAATCGACGTCTGGCCAGCAAGACAACGAACACGCTAGCAACGCAGATCACCGCAAGTCTGAAGATACATTGCAATTCGCGGCAGACCGTGGCGACATTTCGCAAGCCATCTGGCAAACAATCGCCGCCCACAGCCGCCGCTTCCGCGGTCGTCGGATAGGCTTCTCAGCATCCACATCCGCCGCCTGGATCGCAACGGCCTGCGTTGCATGCTGGATCGCCGGCACCAACCTGTCGGGCTTCACCCAGCGCGCCACCATCCAGGCGGCCGCCGCGACGACCGTCAAGCTCTCGACCATGCAGGACCCGACCGATGCCGCGCTCGCGCTCGATAGCCTGCAAAAGCAACTCGACACACTGGAAGTCAGGCAACGCGATGGCACGCCCTGGTACACCCGCTTCGGTCTGAATCGCAACACCGAACTTCTCGCGGCGCTTTGGCCCGCCTACGAATTCGCAAGCAATCGTATTCTGGTTCAACGAATCCACACCGTGCTCGAAGCCCGGCTACAGCAACTCGGCTCGCTCTCAGACGCTGAAATCGCCAGCGGCGGAGATAGACAGATCACAGCGGCCTACGCGACGCTCAAGACCTACCTGATGCTCGCGCGGCCGGAGCGCTCGGACGCGAAATTTCTCACTGCTCAGCTGCTCGCCATGGGCCAACCGACGCGCCCGCAGCGCGTCGCACTGAGCGACGGTGCGTGGCGAGACCTTCGACAGCGTCTCGTGACCTTCTACGCGGATCACCTCGGGCATCGTGCGTCGAGCGGTGACGGGGCGCCAGTCATTGTCCCCGACGCATCGCTCGTCAGTGCCGTTCGTCAGACCCTGATCGGTGTGATCGGCCTGCAGAATTCGACCGATGTGCTCTACCGGCAGATCCTCGACGAAAACCGTGGCAAGTACCCGCCGCTGTCGCTTGCCACGTTGCTGGGCGACACCAGCAGCCGCGGCCTGTTTAACACCACGGCCACATTGCCTGGCGTCTTCACGCGCGCGGCGTGGGACGAACGCATCTCGAAAGCGATCGACGCCGCCGACGAACAGCGCAGCGTCGGCGGTGACTGGGTGCTGTCCGATACCCGCACGGGCAAGCCGTCGCCATCGACATTGAAGGCCGAACTCCGGCAACGCTATTTCAACGACTACGCGCGCGCCTGGCAGCAGTTCCTCAACAGCATTCGCTGGCAACGGGACGTTACGCTGTCCGGCACGATCGACCAGTTGACGCTGCTTGCCGATCCGCAGCGCTCGCCGCTTGGCGCGCTGATGAAGGTGATCGTCTATCAAGGTCATGCCGGCGCGCCGGGACAGTCGCTCTCCGATACGCTGATCGACAGGGCGCAACAACTCGTCGGTGCCGCCGAACAGAATCCGTCGAAGGTCACCCATGCACGAAGCACAGCGCCGCTCGCTACCGCATTCGGCCCGCTGCTGCACCTGAGCGGCGGCGATCCCGGCGGCCCGGACAACAAAGGCACAGCGCGCGCGCAGTTCACGGCGACCGGCGATCTCAGCGTGCAACGCTACCTGGAGCGCGTCACGGCCATGCGTTTGAAGTTGCAGCAGATCATAACCGGCAGCGATCCCGACGCGTTGTCCCGTACCGCCGCGCAAGCCGTGCTGCAAGGGCGCACGTCGGAGATCGCCGACAGCCGCGATTACGCCAGCCGCGTGGCCGCGAGTCTGGGCGAGCAGTGGACCGGCTTCGGCGACCTGCTGCAACAACCGCTCGACCAGACGTGGCGGGTGGTGCTGCAGCCGGCCGCGGCAAGCCTGAACGACGTCTGGCGCACCGGTGTCGTGGCCGACTGGAACAAGGTTTTCGCCGGACGCTATCCGTTCGCGGATTCCGACAACGACGCATCGCTGCCGGATATTGGCCGGTTCATGCGCACGGACAACGGCGTGATCGCGCAGTTCGTCACGACGCAACTTGCCGGCATCGTCGAGCGGCGGGGCGATCGCTGGGTGCTGGTGCAGGGGGCGAATCGCGATGCATTGACGGTCGATCCTATCTTCCTCACCGCGCTGAACAAACTCACGCAGGTGTCGACGGTGTTGTTCCCGTCGGGAGAGGCCCATGTGCGTTTTGAGTTGCGCGGCGTCCCCACGGCGGGCGTCACCGACGCGAGGTTCGTGCTTTCGGGCCGCGAGTTGCACTACTTCAATCAACAGGAGGCATGGACGCCATTCGTCTGGCCGGGCGACGCGCTGGAAAACCTCTCGCGCATCGAATGGCAGACTGAACAGGGCGGCTTGCGCACTGCGCTGGATGCACCGGGACGCTTCGGTCCGATCCGGCTGTTCGAACGCGCGACCGTGACGCCGCAGGACAGCGCGCGTTATCTCATCGGCTGGTCGCCGGACCAGAGCGCGGGCCTGCCGCTGAAAGTGCAGTTGCGCAGCGAGGTGGGGCAAGGACCGCTCGACGTCCTCGCGTTGCGTCACTTTTCGCTGCCGCCGCGAATCTTTGTCGGCGGTGGCGCGAACGCCGCACGGAAGCTGGCCGACGCGTCGGCACCCCCGCTGCCGCCTGCGGCGATCGCTGCGGCGAAGCACGCTGCCACGCCATTGCCGCAAGGCGCCGCGCCGGAGTCTGAATGA
- the tssC gene encoding type VI secretion system contractile sheath large subunit, translating into MERNEPQQAGATGTTVLAYHNVYESLCSKINLRPVNEARPLEAFQDNDLLSESSADERLARAMSVFLNLVSEGSRPIDRLDKSLLDFHIGRLDRQISRQLDAVMHTREFQALESRWRGLKFTVDRTDFRRNARIELLDVSKDALLRDFEDTPEIVQSGLYRHTYIEEYDTPGGQPISAMISDYEFTNSPQDIGLLRNLSKVASAAHMPFIGSVGPKFFGKETMEEVAAIQDIGNYFDRAEYIKWKSFRDTDDARYIGLTMPRVLGRLPYGADTTPVRSFNYEEAVKGPDHDRYLWVNASFAFAANMVRSFVSNGWCVQIRGPQAGGKVEDLPVHLYDLGTGYLPKIPTEVLIPETREFEFANLGFIPLSFYKNHDFACFFSASSAQKPAPYETREATANSRINARLPYIFLLSRIAHYLKLIQRENIGTTKDRRLLELELNSWIKGLVTEMKDPGDELQSSHPLREAKVTVEDIEDNPGFFRIKLFIVPHFQVEGMDIGLSLVSQMPKAKN; encoded by the coding sequence ATGGAACGCAACGAACCACAACAAGCAGGCGCAACGGGGACGACAGTATTGGCGTATCACAATGTTTACGAGTCGCTGTGCAGCAAGATCAACCTGAGGCCGGTCAACGAAGCTCGCCCGCTCGAGGCCTTTCAGGACAACGATCTGCTCTCCGAGTCGTCGGCCGACGAACGGCTTGCGCGAGCCATGAGCGTGTTCCTCAATCTGGTGAGCGAGGGCAGCCGGCCGATCGACCGTCTCGACAAGTCGTTGCTCGATTTTCACATCGGACGGCTCGACAGGCAGATCAGCCGGCAACTCGACGCCGTGATGCACACGCGCGAATTTCAGGCGTTGGAAAGCCGTTGGCGCGGCCTGAAGTTCACGGTCGACCGTACGGACTTTCGCAGGAATGCAAGGATCGAGTTGCTCGATGTATCGAAAGACGCCCTGTTGCGCGATTTCGAAGATACGCCGGAGATCGTTCAGAGCGGCTTGTACCGTCACACGTACATCGAAGAATATGACACGCCGGGCGGTCAGCCGATCAGCGCAATGATCAGCGATTACGAGTTCACGAATTCACCCCAGGATATCGGTTTGCTGCGCAATCTCTCGAAGGTGGCGTCGGCTGCGCATATGCCCTTCATCGGATCCGTGGGGCCGAAATTTTTCGGCAAGGAAACCATGGAAGAGGTTGCCGCGATCCAGGATATCGGCAACTACTTCGACCGTGCCGAGTACATCAAATGGAAGAGCTTTCGTGACACAGACGACGCACGCTATATCGGTCTGACCATGCCGCGCGTGCTCGGGCGCTTGCCCTATGGGGCGGATACTACGCCGGTGCGCAGTTTCAACTATGAGGAAGCAGTGAAAGGCCCCGACCATGACCGCTATCTGTGGGTCAACGCGTCGTTTGCTTTTGCCGCGAACATGGTGCGCAGTTTCGTGAGCAACGGCTGGTGCGTGCAGATTCGTGGGCCGCAGGCCGGCGGCAAAGTCGAAGACCTGCCGGTTCATCTGTACGACCTCGGCACCGGTTATCTGCCGAAGATTCCGACCGAAGTACTGATTCCAGAAACGCGGGAATTCGAGTTCGCTAACCTCGGTTTCATTCCGTTGTCGTTCTATAAGAACCACGATTTCGCGTGCTTCTTCTCGGCCAGTTCGGCACAAAAACCTGCTCCGTACGAGACCAGGGAAGCAACTGCGAACAGTCGCATCAACGCGCGCCTGCCCTACATTTTTCTGCTTTCACGGATCGCGCACTACCTCAAGCTGATCCAGCGCGAAAACATCGGCACGACCAAAGACCGGCGGCTGCTCGAACTTGAGTTGAACAGTTGGATCAAGGGCCTCGTGACTGAGATGAAGGACCCCGGCGATGAATTGCAGTCGTCGCATCCGCTGCGCGAGGCGAAAGTGACGGTGGAGGACATCGAGGACAACCCGGGTTTCTTCCGCATCAAGCTTTTCATCGTGCCGCACTTTCAGGTGGAAGGAATGGATATCGGGTTGTCTCTGGTGTCGCAGATGCCGAAGGCGAAGAACTGA